AAGACCAGGATGTCTGGCCGGTCGATGATCGTGTATTCGTTCGCAACGACGTCGTAGACCAGATGAGAATAGACAGGCGCCTTCACATTTGGCTGTCCGGCCTTGATCGCGGACAGAAATTTCAAGATGGCGCCTGTGTCGTAGCTTTCCGGAAAACCCTTGCGCTGCATCAGGTTCTCGCGCTCGAGGACTGCGTTTTGATGGAGAAACCCGTCGGTGGTGATCAGGTCGACCTTCGGGCTCGACGGCCAGCGCCGCAAAAGTTCCTTCAGGATACGCGCGGTCGTTGATTTGCCGACGGCGACGGAGCCGGCGATGCCGATGACGAACGGCGTTTTCGTCACGTCGGACAAGCTCAGGAACCGGTTGCGCTGCTCAAAGAGCAACTGCGATGATTCGACATGCGAGGAGAGCAGGCGCGACAGCGAGAGGTAGATGCGCCGGACTTCGTCGAGATCGACCGGATCGCCCATCGAGCGCAGCCTCGCGACCTCCTCGGCCGTCAGCGTGAGCGGGGTGTCGGCGCGGAACTTCGCCCATTCCTCGGAAGAAAAGAAATTGTAGGGCGAATAGGAATTCGCCTGGAAGTGATCGAGGGTTTCTGGGGCCCCGAGAATTTGCGTCGCGATGCTCATGAACTCTGCCGGCTGGCCTTTTCCTTGATGCCGGATTGAGCCGTACGCCGCTCAAGCTCCGCCATCACATCCTGCAACGGAATGCCTGCTATCTTCAATACGACCAAAAGGTGATAGAGGAGGTCGGCCGCCTCGTAGGTAAGATTGGGGCGATCGGCCGCGACGGCGGCCATGACGGCTTCAATGGCTTCTTCGCCAAGCTTTTTTGCCGCCTTCTGCTGCCCGGCGGCAACAAGCCGTGCCGTCCAGGAACCATCCGGGGAGGCCTTCGACCGCTCGTCGACGATCTTTTCGAGATCGGAAAGGGAAAATCCGGTCATACTGTCGCTTTCAATCAGTCGAGGCGCATCGCGATGCCATGCGAAGACATATAGTGCTTCGCTTCGCCGACGGAATAGGTGCCGAAATGGAAGATGGAGGCAGCAAGCACGGCATTTGCATGCCCGTCCTTCACACCCGCGACCAGATCGTCGAGATCGCCGACGCCTCCCGATGCGATGACGGGGACACGCACGCTATCGGCGATTGCCCTGGTGAGCTCAAGATCGTAGCCGGCTTTCGTACCGTCCCGATCCATCGAGGTGACAAGCAGTTCGCCAGCGCCGCGGGCAACCATCTTCCGTGCAAATTCCACGGCGTCGATGCCGGTCGCGTTGCGGCCGCCGTGCGTATAGATTTCCCAGGCACTCAGGTTGTCCTGGCCAACAGCCTGCGTGCGCCGCCGTTTGGCGTCGATCGAAACGACGATGCATTGGTCGCCGAACTTGTCGGCAGCTTCAGCGACGAAGTCCGGATTGTTCACGGCCGCCGAATTGATCGAAACCTTGTCGGCGCCGCAGAGCAGCAGCTTGCGGATATCGCCGATGCTGCGCACGCCACCGCCGACAGTCAGCGGCATGAAGCACTGTTCGGCCGTGCGGGAAACGACATCGAATATCGTCTCGCGATTGTCCGATGAGGCCGTGATGTCAAGGAAGCAGAGCTCGTCTGCGCCGGCAGCATCGTAAGCTTTCGCAGCCTCGACCGGATCTCCGGCATCGATCAGGTTGACGAAGTTGACGCCCTTGACGACACGACCGTCTTTGACGTCGAGGCAGGGGATGACGCGGGCTTTCAGGGTCATTGTGTGTCTTCCTTTTCCCGCGCCGCCTTGATCAGCGCCAAGGCTTCCTGAGGATCAATTCGTCCATCATACAGCGCACGACCGGAGATGGCACCTTCCAGCTTGCGAGCGTCGGGCTGAAGCATGCGCTTCACATCCTCGATCGAAGCGAGCCCGCCCGAGGCGATCACCGGGATCGAAACGGCATCGGCAAGCTCCAGTGTCGAGGCCCAGTTGATGCCGGTCAGGATCCCATCACGATCGATGTCGGTGTAGATGATTGCCGCGACGCCGGCACCTTCGAATTTTCGGGCGAGTTCGACGACGCCAAGCTCGGAGGCTTCTGCCCAGCCCTCCACGGCCACCTTGCCGCCCTTTGCATCGATGCCGACGGCGACGCAGCCTGGAAACTGCTTGCAGGCTTCGACGACCAGCGCCGGGTCGCGGACGGCAACCGTACCGAGGATCACGCGTGTCAGGCCGCGGGAGAGCCAGTTTTCGATATGCGACAGCGTACGGATGCCGCCGCCGAGCTGCACCGGGTTCTTCGTTGCCTTGAGGATCGTGTCGACGGCCGCGCCGTTGACGCTTTCGCCGGCAAAGGCGCCGTTGAGGTCAACAACGTGCAGCCATTCAAAGCCCTGTTCCTCGAAGGTCCTCGCCTGTGCTGCGGGGTCGGGGTTGTAGACCGTTGCCTGCTCCATATCGCCGAGCTTGAGGCGAACGCATTGGCCGTCCTTCAGGTCGATGGCGGGAAATAGGATCATTTTTGTTCAGTCCTTGCGGTCTGCGCGAGCCTAAGGCATCCAGCGCAGGAAATTGGTGATCAGGGCGAGACCGAGCTTCTGGCTCTTTTCCGGATGGAATTGCGCACCCGCCATGTTGTCGCGTCCAACGAAGGCCGTCATCGGTCCGCCATAGTCCGTCGTCGCGATGACATCGCCGGCGTTCTTGGCAGCCAGATGGTAGGAATGCACGAAATAGGCATGCAGGCCATCGGGCCCTGTCGGAATGCCTTCGAAGAGGGGATGCGGGTGGTGAAGGTCGAGCGTGTTCCAGCCGATTTGCGGAATCTTGAGGCCGGGATCGCCCGGTGTCATTTCAACGACGTCGCCGGGTATCCAGCCGAGACCTTCCGTCACCGTTTTTTCAAGGCCGCGCGACGACATCAGCTGCATACCGACGCAGATACCAAGGAACGGCCTTGCCTTCCTTTCAACGGCTTCGATCAACGCCTGGGTCATGCCGGCCACGGCATCGAGCCCGTGGCGGCAATCGGCATAGGCACCGACGCCTGGCAGAACGACGCGGTCGGCCGACGCGACATTCTCGGCCTTGTCCGTCAGGTCGATTTCCGCATCGATGCCTGCCTCGCGTGCGGCGCGTTCGAAGGCCTTCGTTGCCGAGCGCAGGTTGCCCGAGCCGTAATCGATAATTGCGACGCGCATCAGCGTCCTCCGTTAAATCCAAAGAGACCAAGCGAAGTCGTATTGCCATGGCGGCCGGGAGATTGCGGATGTCTCTCCCACTCCGGCGCCGGCATGCGCCCGCCATCGGCATTGGTCTCGATATTCGAGAAATAGACCTCCTCGGCTGTCGCGAGCGAATCCGCCGTAATCACGGCCGCCTCGTTCCAGCCTTTGGAAGCGAGATTTCGGATTCGCAGGTTCTGGCCCTCGAGGCCGACTAGGATGCAAATGCCGAGCGTGATCGCAAATCCTGCCGGCCAGAGTCCGGGCCGGTCCATCAAGACGCCGCCGAGCCCCTGAAGCAGGAATGCCGCAATTGCATGGAGCCAGAGCCGGTGTGCAAGAAGCCATAGCCAGGGAAAGAGAAAGCCGAGCAGCGTGAAGCCGTCGCGGATGACACGCGTCTTCTCGTGGGTGACATCCGTTCCGCCCGGAGCCGTCAGAACCAGATAGCTGGAAGTCATATCGTTCAAGCTCCCTGAAGGGGCTCAGGCGAGCGTGCCCTTCGTCGAGGGAACACGGCCCGCCTGTCTTGGATCGATCTCTGTCGCCTTGCGCAGAGCGCGGGCAACGGCCTTGAAGCAGGTCTCTGCAATATGGTGATTGTTGGCACCATAATGATTCATGACATGCAAGGTGATGCCGGCGTTCTGTGCAAGTGCCTGGAAGAATTCGCGCACAAGTTCGGTGTCGAAGGAACCGATCTTCGGCGCGCTGAAGGCGACGTTCCAGACAAGGAACGGCCGGCCGGAAAGATCGACGGCGGCTTTCGTCATTGTCTCGTCCATGGCAAGGTCGATCGAAGCATAGCGGGTGATGCCGCGGCGGTCGCCAAGTGCTTTTGCAATCGCCTGGCCTATCGCAATCCCGGTATCTTCAACGGTGTGGTGATCGTCGACATGCAGGTCGCCCTTCGTCTCGATCTCCATATCGATCAGGGAATGTCGCGAAAGCTGATCGAGCATGTGGTCGAAGAAGCCGATGCCCGTCGAGATCTTGGCATTGCCGCTACCATCAAGATTGACCGAAACGGAAACCGAAGTCTCGTTCGTCTTGCGCGAAACATTGCCCATGCGGCTTGCTGCAGTCTCGGCCATATGGCTGCTCCATCAGGAATGACGGCCGTTCCTTATCAGGCGTTCCGTAAAATATCCAGAAGCGCACCGCCAGAAAACCGGCCCATTTGCAATCGGCATCGGCCAACTTACATAGGGCTCACAGGGCCGGAGAGCGGCTCGGCGTAACGCCCGCAGATCCGGGCAAGGATGATTTGATGACAACGATTATTACAATTCGAAAGGGCGGCAAGGTGGTGATTGCCGGTGACGGCCAGGTCAGCCTCGGTCAGACCGTCATGAAAGGCAATGCACGCAAGGTGCGCCGTATTGGCAAGGGTGAGGTCATCGCCGGCTTCGCTGGTGCGACCGCGGACGCATTTACGCTGCTCGAGCGTCTGGAAAAGAAACTCGAACAGTATCCCGGCCAGTTGATGCGCGCAGCCGTCGAGCTCGCCAAGGACTGGCGCACGGACAAATATCTTCGCAACCTCGAGGCCATGATGCTGGTGGCTGACAAGTCGATAACACTGGCTGTCACCGGCAACGGTGATGTTCTGGAACCGGAGCATGGCGTCACGGCGATCGGATCTGGCGGCAACTACGCACTGGCGGCGGCGCGTGCTCTGATGGATACGGACAAGTCTGCCGAGGAGATCGCCCGCCGCGCGCTGGATATCGCAGCCGATATCTGCGTCTATACGAACCACAACATGGTGGTGGAAACACTGGATGCTGAAAACTAATCCTGCCTCGCGATACCGGTTCCGCGACGTCTGCCGTGAGGATCTTCCTCTTCTGGCGCAATGGCTTGCCGAGCCGCATGTCGCCAGATGGTGGGGCGAACCTTCCGCCGAGCTTGGTTCGATCGAAGAGGCAATGACGAGCAAAGAAACCCGACCAATGATCGTGGAACTCGACGGAAAGCCGATCGGTTATCTGCAAAGTTACGATCCCCATCTTGAGGAGGGCCATCCCTATCAGGATCAACCCAAGGGTACGCTCGGCATCGACATCTCGATCGGTATCCCGGAACTGACGGACAAGGGCCATGGTGCTGCGATCATCCGCCAGTTTACCTCCGAGCTCTTTGCAGAGGGCGCCAAGCGCATCGTGATCGATCCGGATCCTGAAAATCTTCAGGCGATCAGGGCATACGAGAAGGCGGGCTTCCGCTACGTCGATACTAGGACTTCCATTTACGGTCCGGCCCATTTCATGGCGCTGGACGCACCCGGAGAAACGGATTTACCATGACCACCTTTTCCCCCCGCGAGATCGTTTCCGAACTCGACCGTTACATCATCGGTCAGCATGAGGCCAAGCGCGCCGTGGCGATTGCGCTGCGCAACCGCTGGCGCCGCCAGCAGCTCGATCCGAGCCTGCGTGATGAGGTGATGCCCAAGAATATCCTGATGATCGGTCCGACCGGCGTTGGCAAAACGGAGATTTCCCGCCGTCTTGCCAAGCTTGCCGGTGCGCCTTTCATCAAGGTCGAGGCGACCAAGTTCACTGAGGTCGGTTATGTCGGCCGCGATGTCGAACAAATCATCCGCGACCTCGTCGAAATCGGCATCGGCCTTGCGCGCGACAAGAAGCGCGCCGAGGTTGAGTCCAAGGCTCATATGAGCGCCGAGGAGCGCGTCCTTGATGCCCTTGTCGGTGCAACCGCCTCTCCTGCCACCCGTGACAGTTTTCGCAAGAAGTTGCGCAACGGTGAACTCGACGACAAGGAAATCGACATCGA
Above is a window of Rhizobium etli 8C-3 DNA encoding:
- the hisA gene encoding 1-(5-phosphoribosyl)-5-[(5-phosphoribosylamino)methylideneamino]imidazole-4-carboxamide isomerase, with translation MILFPAIDLKDGQCVRLKLGDMEQATVYNPDPAAQARTFEEQGFEWLHVVDLNGAFAGESVNGAAVDTILKATKNPVQLGGGIRTLSHIENWLSRGLTRVILGTVAVRDPALVVEACKQFPGCVAVGIDAKGGKVAVEGWAEASELGVVELARKFEGAGVAAIIYTDIDRDGILTGINWASTLELADAVSIPVIASGGLASIEDVKRMLQPDARKLEGAISGRALYDGRIDPQEALALIKAAREKEDTQ
- the coaA gene encoding type I pantothenate kinase — its product is MSIATQILGAPETLDHFQANSYSPYNFFSSEEWAKFRADTPLTLTAEEVARLRSMGDPVDLDEVRRIYLSLSRLLSSHVESSQLLFEQRNRFLSLSDVTKTPFVIGIAGSVAVGKSTTARILKELLRRWPSSPKVDLITTDGFLHQNAVLERENLMQRKGFPESYDTGAILKFLSAIKAGQPNVKAPVYSHLVYDVVANEYTIIDRPDILVFEGINVLQSRDLPADGKIVPMVSDFFDFSIYIDAEEELIHNWYVTRFMRLRETAFRDPNSYFHRYASISENEALSIAEGLWANINLKNLRQNILPTRPRADLILRKGENHLIEQVALRKL
- the hslV gene encoding ATP-dependent protease subunit HslV, with the translated sequence MTTIITIRKGGKVVIAGDGQVSLGQTVMKGNARKVRRIGKGEVIAGFAGATADAFTLLERLEKKLEQYPGQLMRAAVELAKDWRTDKYLRNLEAMMLVADKSITLAVTGNGDVLEPEHGVTAIGSGGNYALAAARALMDTDKSAEEIARRALDIAADICVYTNHNMVVETLDAEN
- the hisB gene encoding imidazoleglycerol-phosphate dehydratase HisB, which gives rise to MAETAASRMGNVSRKTNETSVSVSVNLDGSGNAKISTGIGFFDHMLDQLSRHSLIDMEIETKGDLHVDDHHTVEDTGIAIGQAIAKALGDRRGITRYASIDLAMDETMTKAAVDLSGRPFLVWNVAFSAPKIGSFDTELVREFFQALAQNAGITLHVMNHYGANNHHIAETCFKAVARALRKATEIDPRQAGRVPSTKGTLA
- a CDS encoding GNAT family N-acetyltransferase; this encodes MLKTNPASRYRFRDVCREDLPLLAQWLAEPHVARWWGEPSAELGSIEEAMTSKETRPMIVELDGKPIGYLQSYDPHLEEGHPYQDQPKGTLGIDISIGIPELTDKGHGAAIIRQFTSELFAEGAKRIVIDPDPENLQAIRAYEKAGFRYVDTRTSIYGPAHFMALDAPGETDLP
- a CDS encoding DUF2628 domain-containing protein produces the protein MTSSYLVLTAPGGTDVTHEKTRVIRDGFTLLGFLFPWLWLLAHRLWLHAIAAFLLQGLGGVLMDRPGLWPAGFAITLGICILVGLEGQNLRIRNLASKGWNEAAVITADSLATAEEVYFSNIETNADGGRMPAPEWERHPQSPGRHGNTTSLGLFGFNGGR
- the hisF gene encoding imidazole glycerol phosphate synthase subunit HisF — protein: MTLKARVIPCLDVKDGRVVKGVNFVNLIDAGDPVEAAKAYDAAGADELCFLDITASSDNRETIFDVVSRTAEQCFMPLTVGGGVRSIGDIRKLLLCGADKVSINSAAVNNPDFVAEAADKFGDQCIVVSIDAKRRRTQAVGQDNLSAWEIYTHGGRNATGIDAVEFARKMVARGAGELLVTSMDRDGTKAGYDLELTRAIADSVRVPVIASGGVGDLDDLVAGVKDGHANAVLAASIFHFGTYSVGEAKHYMSSHGIAMRLD
- the hisH gene encoding imidazole glycerol phosphate synthase subunit HisH, with translation MRVAIIDYGSGNLRSATKAFERAAREAGIDAEIDLTDKAENVASADRVVLPGVGAYADCRHGLDAVAGMTQALIEAVERKARPFLGICVGMQLMSSRGLEKTVTEGLGWIPGDVVEMTPGDPGLKIPQIGWNTLDLHHPHPLFEGIPTGPDGLHAYFVHSYHLAAKNAGDVIATTDYGGPMTAFVGRDNMAGAQFHPEKSQKLGLALITNFLRWMP
- a CDS encoding phosphoribosyl-ATP diphosphatase; the encoded protein is MTGFSLSDLEKIVDERSKASPDGSWTARLVAAGQQKAAKKLGEEAIEAVMAAVAADRPNLTYEAADLLYHLLVVLKIAGIPLQDVMAELERRTAQSGIKEKASRQSS